CGGCCTGGACCAGCGCCCCGACCAGGGCCGTCGATGTCTTCGCGTCCGCCCTCGCCCGGATGTGGACGCAGATCGCCGCCGCCGACCCGAACCCCTGGAAGAACGGCATGGCCGAGGCCGCCCGGGCGTGGGAAGCGCACCGGCGAGCCACGCCGGCCGCCGCGTCAAGTTGAGGAGCTGCCGCGCGACGGCGTGTTAGCCAGTCAGCGCGGCGGATGTTGGCGAGAGGATTCCCATGGCGCTTTCGTGTCCCGGACGTTACGTCGGCAGGCCACCATACTCGTCGCCGGATGCGCATACCACACAGGACATACAGCGGAAAGTAATGGCTCTTGACCACTGAGTGATCGACGGGTGATGATCTCGAAGTTGATCGTCAACTGTCGATTGGAATGACCGATGAGGACTGCTCTCCACCGGGCCGGCCGGATGCTCGTCGCCTGCGCCGTCGTCGCCGCCACCGCCCTCGCGGGCGTCGTCGCCACCGGTAGTGCCGCCCACGCCGACGGCTGCTACACCTGGGGGCGCACCCTGTCCCAGGGAATGTCCGGAAACGATGTCAAGCAGCTGCAGATCCGCGTCTCCGGCTACCCGGGCTACGGCGCGGTGCTCGCCCTCGACGGGGTCTACGGTCCCGCCACCCGGTCCGCGGTGATCCGCTTCCAGCAGGCCTACGGTCTGGCCGCCGACGGCGTCGCCGGCTCGCAGACCTTCAACAAGATCTACCAGCTCCAGGACAACGACTGCACGCCGGTCAACTTCAGCTACGCCGAGATGAACAAGTGCAACAGCAGCTGGTCCGGTGGCGCGGTGTCCGCCAGCACCGCCAAGTTCAACGCCCTCGTATCCATGTGGAAGCTCCAGGCCATGCGGCGCGCTCTCGGCAACGTACCGCTCTATGTCAGCAGCGGTTTCCGCAGCTACTCCTGCAACAGCGCGGTCGGCGGCGCCTCCAACAGCCGACACCTGTACGGCGACGGCGTCGACCTGGTCGGCTCGCCCTCGTTCTGCCGGCTCGCCCAGCAGGCTCGCAACCACGGCTTCAGCAACATCCTCGGCCCCGGCTACCCCGGCCACAACGACCACACCCACCTGGGTGCCACCCCGAGCCGGTCCTGGTCCGCGCCGAGCTGCGGCATCTGAGCGTCGTTACCCGGTGCCCGGCGGTTGCGACCGCCGGGCACCGGGGACATCGTTTCGCAGCACCGCGTAGCGAAAACGGTTGCAGCGCCCCGTACGATTCCGAACATGAGTTGCTTCGCCGCTTGGCGTACCCGCCGCTGAAGGTCGGCCCGCCGCCGATTGTGGCCGCTGGCTGACCCGTCTGATGCCTATTTTGTCGGCTTTCAGCACTTCAGCTTGAGAGGCACACTCACATGCGTATCCGCTCGTTCCTTCAGCATGACCTCGCCCGGCTCACCGAACTGACCATCGATACGTTCGGGCCGTTCTACGAGGGCTCCTTCCGGCCCCTCGTAGGTGAGGTGGTTTTCGCCAACCAGCACGGCAGGTGGCGCGACGACTACGTCAAGCAGGTTGCCGGGCTCCACGACCCCGCCCAGCACAGGTTCATCGCGGTCGCGGAGATCGAGGGTGCCATAGCCGGCTACGTGGCCTGGGCCGTAGATCCAGCGCGGAGAAACGCCAGCGTCACGATCATCGCCGTGTCTGCGGAGCACCGCCGGCACGGCGTGGGTGCCGCGCTGTGCGAGCACGCGTTCGGCGCGATGCGGGAACTCGGTGCCCAGGTCGTCGAGATCGGCACAGGCGGGGACGAGTTCCACGCGCCCGCCCGAGCCCTCTACGAAGCACTGGGCTGCACCCCACTGCCAGTCGCCGTCTACTACCGGGAACTCTGATCGATCCGGGGCGGGTCGCGGTGACGCATCCGCCCCGGTCACAGCCCACCTGCTGCCGTACCGCCGATTTCGGCCTCGATCAGGTCGGCGGCCCGGTCGGCGCAGCGGCCCGCAGCTGCGGCAGCATTCAGGCCGATTTGGCGGCGCACCCGGTAGCGCAGGTGGAGCACCCGGTTGCCCGGGATCGTCACGTCAGGATCCGCCAGGAGGTGCTGCGTGTCGACCGACCCGAAGAAGCGTTTGCCGGAGCCGAACACGACGGGTACGACGTCCATGCGTACCTCGTCGACCAGACCGGCGGCGAGCACCTGGCCGCCGACGTCGCCGGCGGCGACCTCGACGAGGCGGTCGCCGGCGAGCTCCTGCGCCCTGGCCACGGCCGCCTCGACGCCGTCGACGAAGTGAAACGGCGCCTCCGGGTCCCAGCCATCGGGCGCCGCCCGGTGCGTCACTACGACCATGTGGTCGACCCCGGCCGGCGGGGTGCCGCCCCAGCCGTCCGTCATGTCGAAAACGTGGCGGCCGACGATCGTCACCCCGATCTGATCCCAGTACGGCCGGACGTAGTCGTAGGAGGTCCGCGACACCGTCAGCTCGCCGCTGTCGTCCAACGGGACATCGCCGTTGGTCAGCCAGTCGAACAGCGGTCCGGGCTGGTCCTTCACATCGGCGATGAAGCCGTCCACCGACACCGAGCCGTACATGACCACTATGCCCACGAGGCTCCCCCTCTACGTCTGGAGGCATCAACGTAGCGCGCCGTGAGCTGGCGTTCTTGTAGAAAATCAAACCGCCGGCAGCGGCCAACTGTTCAGCACATGGTCGGGATGTTTCGCGTAGGAACCGCCGCCGGACCTCGACGTAACGGGTCGGCGTGAGGCCGGTGAACGCCCGGAACTCGTGGCCGAAGTGCGCCTGGTCGAAGTAGCCAGCGCCGCTGGCGAGCTCGGCCCAGTCGACCGGTCCGGCGGGGTCGATCGCGAACACGGAGGCGGCGAAACGGGAGATGCGGGCCAGCCGTTTCGGCGTGACGCCGACGAGCTCCTTGAACCGTTGTGCCAGATGGGTGCTGCTGACACCGGCCGCCGTGGTCAGGTCACCGATCGCCACCGCCCCGCGGGTCGCCGTGATGACACCGCTGATGTGACGGACCAGTCCCAGGCCGACGGTCGCGCGCAGCCGTCGCGTCAGCTCCTCCTCGAGCACCGTCAGCATCTCCTGCGGTGTGTCCGCTGAGGCTAGCCGGTCGCACAGCTCGGCCGCCGGCATCGGCACCAACGGCGCCAACCCCCACGGCTTGACGTGCACGCCGACCGACCGGGTCCGGACCGGGTAGCCGAAGTCGTACGCGCGGGTGGGCATGGTGACCACGCAGCCGTCGCCGTACTCGGCCGTCTCGATATCGGTGCCGGCACGGATGCGCAACGGTGCCCCGAGGTTGACGATGAGCAACGCTGCCGGCGTGGGCGGCAGCGTCAACCGAGCGTACGGCGGCGTACCCTCCAGGTAGTAGAGGTCGTCGATCAGCCCGTCCAGCGGCGGTCGCGGCACTCTGGACACGTACTCCATGACCACAGCATCGCCGACGTGGTGGCCGTCGCCCCCGCCGGCACCCGAGAAGGAGTACGCGAATGACCGAGCCGTACGACACCGGGATGCTCGACGTCGGCGACGGCCACCAGGTCTACTGGGAGGTCTGCGGCAACCCCGACGGCGTACCCGTCGTGGTGCTGCACGGCGGGCCCGGCAGCGGATGCACGCCCCGGCACCGCGACGCGCTCGACCCCGACCGGTTCCGCCTCGTCCTGTTCGACCAGCGCAACTGCGGCCGCAGCACCCCGTCGGCCGCCGACCCGGCCACCGACCTGAGCGCCAACACCACCGCCCACCTCGTCGCCGACATCGAACGGCTCCGCGCCCACCTCGGCATCGACCGCTGGATCGTGTACGGCGGCTCCTGGGGTGCGACGCTCGCCCTCGCGTACGCGACCCACCACCCCGACCGGGTACGCGGCATGATCCTCGTCGCGGTCACCATGACCCGCCGGTCCGAGGTCGACTGGCTGTACCGGGGCTCCGGCCGGTTCTTCCCCGAAGCGTGGCAGCGGTTCATCGCCCACGCCGGCCTGCCCGGCTACCGGCTGCCGACCGACACCGCGCCCCCGATCGAACCGGTGCTGCTGCGCTACGGCCAACTGCTCGCCGACCCCGACCCGGCGGTACGGCAGCGCGCCGCCGACGAGTGGTGCGCCTGGGAGGACGCGCTGATCTCCGAGGAGCACAACGGCAACCCGGGCGCGTACTCAGCCGGTGAGCTGCGCCAGCGGCTCACGATGACCCGGATCTGCGCGCACTACTTCGGCAACGGCGCGTTCCTCGCCGACGGCGAGATCCTGCGTAACGTGCCGAAGCTGGCCGGCATCCCGGGGGTGCTGGTGCACGGACGTACCGACGTCAGCGGGCCGGCGATCACCCCGTGGGAGATCGCCCACGCCTGGCCCGACGCGCGACTGCACGTCATCGGCGACGCCGGACACACCGGCACCGCCACGACCCGCCGCGTCCTGGCCGACGCCGCCGACACCATGGCCCGGCACACCGGGGCGGTGGCGTGAGCGACGTCCCGCAGCTCGGTCCCCCGCCGCAACGCGTCACCGTCGACGCGGACCAGGTGCGTCGGCTCGTCGCCGACCAGTCCCGCACCTGGCGCACCACCCGATCACGCCGGTGGCCAACGGCGGCTGGGACAACTGGACCTTCCACCTCGGCCCCGACCTGCTGGTACGGCTGCCCAGCGCCGCCGAGTACGCCCTGGCGGTCGACAAGGAACACCGGTGGCTCCCGGTTCTCGCCGCCCGGCTGCCGCTGCCCGTCCCCACCCCGGTGGCGAAAGGCAAGCCGACCGCGACGTGGGCACGCGGACGCGGCTGGGCACTCTGGAAAACGCTCGCCACCTGCGCCTACACCTACGGTGCCCGGAACGCGCGCGGAGTTCGCGAGCGCGCGCCGCGTCCTCGCCGAGATCGTCTCCGAGTACGCCGCCGAGAATTTCCCGTACCGTCCGGCTTGAGTCTCCACCGGCTGGAAGGTGCACGCTGAAGCCATGAACGACCGCACCGAGCTGATCACCATCGGTCAGCTCGCCCGCCGTACCGGCCTGTCGGTACGCACCATCCGGTTCTGGTCCGACCAGGACGTGATCACCCCGGCCGGTCGGAGCGCCGCCGGCTACCGGCTCTACGACGTGGCGGCGGTGGCCCGGCTGGACCTGGTGCACACCCTGCGACAGCTGGGTCTGGATCTGGACACCGTACGGCAGGTGCTGCGCCGGCAGACCAGCGTCGCCGACGTCGCCAAGGTGCACGCGGCGGCGCTGGACACGGAGATCCGGGCGCTGCAGGTACGGCGGGCGGTGCTGCGGTCGATCGCCGAACGGGACAGTACGACAGAGGAGCTGAGACTCATGCACAAACTCGCCAACCTGACCGCGCAGCAGCGGCAGCGGCTGATCGACGACTTCGTCACCCAGACCTTCGACGGAGTCGATCCGCAGGCACCCGGCGCGCGGATCGCCACGATGATGCGGCAACTGCCGGCCGAGTTGCCGACCGACCCCAGCCGCGAGCAGATCGACGCCTGGGTGGAGCTGGCCGAACTGGTCAGCGACGAACAGTTCCAGCAGCGGGTCCGCGAAATGGCGGTTACCGGCGCGCGGCAGCCGGCGGAGCAGCCGTTCGACCCGGCCCGGGTCGCCGAGGAAGCCGGCGCGGCGCTGCGGGCCGGCATCGCACCGGAATCCGCCGACGCCCGGCAGATCCTCGACCGGATCGTCGACGCCGACCTGCCCGGACCGGAGCGGCTGCGCCTCGCCGCGCAGACCGAGACGTTCACCGACCGGCGGGTGGAACGCTACTGGCAGCTGCTGGGCGTCCTCAACGGCTGGCCGGCCGCCCCACCGCAGGTGCCGGCGATGGAATGGTTCATCGCCGCGCTGCGCGCCCACGCCGACTGACGACGAATCGGCCGGGTCGCCACGGCGGCAACGTCGTGGTGACCCCGGCACCCCGCTCGACATCGATCTGGTCACCTGGCTTGACGGGCTCACCTGGCGGCGGCCGTCACGTCGCAGATCTCGGCCAGGCGGCAAAGCGGTGACGAACCTCGTTGATTTGCGCTGCCGTCAGCCCGTAGACCTCGCGGAAGACGGAATCGTCCATCCGGTCCAGCCGCTGCATGGCGTCGGTGAAGTCCTCGTCGGTCAACCCGGAGTCGGCCTGCCGGGCCAGACCGATCAGCCGGTCGCGGGAGTAACGGGTGAGCGCGGCAGCAGTGTCGATGTAGTCACGAGGGGCGGCCCGGGTGGCCAACGCCGCCACCTTGGTGCCGAGTACGTCGTCGAGGTGCAGCACCGGCCCGATCCGCATCATCACCGGCTGGCGGTGCCGGTCGAACCGCACCAGCTGCAGCCGTACCACCTGGTGTTCGTTGCTGACCTCGCACTCGACCAGGTCGTGCTCGAAGCCGTCGAACACGCCGCCGACATCGTCCGCGTCACCGACGGTTTGGACGTGCAGGCCAGTCTGGCTCAGGGCTGACATCACCAGGTCGGCGGCAGCCGCGACCCCACCGGCCTGGTCCGTGAACAGGTCAACGTCCTCGGTCGGCCGGTCCACCACCCCGTGCGCGATCAGGGCGTGCCCGCCGGCCAACGCGAAACCGTGCCGCCGGGCGACCGCGAGCGCCAGCCGCGCCACCTCGGCCTGGAACTCCTCCGGCGTCACGCGGCGGCGGGCTGGTGGGCTATGCGCAGCTGCGGGTGCCGGTCTTCCCACGCCTGTCGGACGCCACGCGGGACCCACAGGTCGGGCCAGAGTCGGACCAGGGTCGGGCCGTGCAGCCAGGTCGTCAGCTCGACCGCGGCGACGGCTTCGACCAGCACGGTCTCGTACATCCACCGCAACAGCGCGGGATTGTTCAGGTCGACCCGGCGGTCTGGCTGCCAGTGCAGCCGGTGCGGCAGCTCGACGACCCCGCTGACCGGTCCGCGCAGCTCGGCGAGATCAGCGGCGACGACCGCGCGGCGGCCTGGCCTGGCCATGTACCGTGCCTGGCTGCGCCCGTCGGTCTCGCTGCGTCCCACACTTTCAGGGTAATGGGTAGAGGTCGTCGAGTCCGACCGTACGGACGGGTTCGACGCTGTCGGTCAGGCCCGCGTCGAACCCGGCCCCGCTGAAGCAGGCCAGTACGGTGTCCCGGGTGTCGTAGCCACGGGCGGCGAGCAGATCACGGGCCCGGCGCAGCCGGTCGACGTGGCGTGCCCCCATCACCTCACCCCACTTCGCCTCGCCCAGGCCGAGCAGGCGGCGCTGCTCACCCGGGACCGCCGGGGCGAACACGGCGACGTCCACCTCGATCTGCCGACGCCGCTGCGGGTCGGTGACAACTCCCGCGCCGACCTCACCAGGCAGCGCGCCGAACAGTTCCGCCGGCGCGGTCAGGGCGTACGCCCGGCACAGCCGTTCGAAGTGCGGGCCGATCACCTGCGCGGCGAACCGGGGGCGGGCGTCGCGCCACACCAACTCGGCCCGGCCACTCTCCAGCAGCCCCCACTGCGGTCGCATGATCACCTGATAGAACGTGATCAACGGTTCCGCGATCCGGTAGACCGTCCGGCCGGAGCGGAACACGTCCGGTTCCCGTACCAGCAGGTGGCTGTCCTCCAGGACGTTGAGGTGGTGGCCGATGTCGGCCGCCTTGCGGCCGATGTAGCCGGCGATCCCGCCCCTGGTGTTGTTGCCGGCGGCGACGGCGGCCAGCACCGAGTGGTACAGCGCGGTGTCCCGGACGTCGGCCTCCTCCTCCAACAGGTACCGCGCCTCCCGGAACAGCGGGGTGGCCGGGCTGAGCACGGTACGGACCAGCCAGTCGTCGAAGTCGCCGATGTCGCGCGGCGCGTCGTCACCGACGAACCGCCGGTACGCCGGGGTGCCGCCGACCACCGCGTGGTGCGCCACGGCGAGCTTCGGGTCGGTCAGCCCCCAGAACTCGGCGGTGAGCACATGATCGAACGGCTGGACGACGAGCTCCAGGCTGGCCCGTCCACGCAGCGGGGCGGACCCGGCGAGCAGCCCGCCCATCACCGACATCGCCGACCCGCACAGCAGCAGCGACAGCGACCGGTCGTCCGACACGGCCCGGTCGATCTCCCGCTGCAGGATCGACGGCAGCGCCGGCTCGACCTTGCTGAGGTAGGGAAACTCGTCCAGGACGACAGGGCCGGGCCGGTCGGGCAGAGCGCACAGATAGCTGACGGCGGCGTCCCAGCTGTCGAACCGGATCGGGGCCGAGACGCCCAGCCAGCTGTTCAGCGCCTGGGTGAACAGGCGCAACGACTCGGCCGATGTCGCCTGGGTGGCACCGAAGTAGAGCCCACCGGTCTGCCGGGTCAGGGCTTCCAACAGGTACGTCTTGCCCTGCCGGCGTCGGCCGCTGACCACCCCCAGCTGCGGACCTGATCGGGCGAGGAACGCGGTGAGCTGCCGCCACTCGAAGTCCCGGTCGAAGATCCGGGCCGGTTTCGCGATCAGGACGACCTCCAAAAACGAGGAGTACGTTTCGTCGAAGTGTACTCCTCGTTTTGTCACTGACGCGGGGACCAGCGGTGGTCGGTCGCGCCGGCTACGGGCGGCCGTCGAGGAACATCCGCAGCCGGGTCAGGGTCTGCCGGGCGGCGGCCACCAGGTCACCGGCGAACCGCTCGGCGTACGGGGTCAGGTAGGCGTCGCGGAACGGCGTGGTGTCGCAGGTCGTCGTGCTGCAGCAGCTCCGGCAGCCCGTACCCCGCGAGTTCGGGGCACAGGCCGGCCACCGTCGGCCCCGCGTCGCGGAAACGCGGTTCGGCGCCGACGGCGTCGACGATCCGTTCGTACGCCTGCGGCAGGGTGGCCAGCCGCCGGTCGGGCACCCCGAGGGCGAGCAGTTCGTCGACGTCGCCGGCCGAGTCGAGCTGCACGTCGGCGTAGAGCGGCAGGACGGCGTACCACCGGTCCAGGCCGCGCTCACGCTGGCTCACCACCCGCAGCGTCTCCCCGGCTCCAGCCATCAGCATCCAGCCGGCGGCGGTGTCGACGGCCAGCGTCGGCGGCCTCGTGGCGCAGCGCCTCGGCGTCGGCGGCGGTGTTGTCGCTGCTCGGTCGGTCGGCGTGGTGGCTGCCGAGGTGGCTCGAGCGGGTCCTGCCCGACGTCGACGTCGAAGGCGTACGCCGGCATCTGATCCCGACCACGACTGATCCGGGGATCAGTCGTGGTCGGGGGCGCCGGTCAGGTGGTGGTCGGCGGCGTGCAGGGCCTCGGTGACCAGGCGGCGGACGTGGCCGCCGCGCGCCCGGTAGAGCACGCGGCGGCCGTCGCGGCGGCTGGTGACCAGGCCGGCGAGCAGCAGTTTCGCCAGATGCTGCGACACGGCCGGCCGGGCGGCGCCGACCGACGCGGCGAGGGTGCCGACGTCGTGTTCGCCGTCACGCAGGTGCCACAGCAGACGCAGCCGGGTCGGGTCGGCAAGCATCCGCAACGCGGTCACCGCCGCGTCTACCTGCGCCCCGGTCGGTGGCTGCTGCCCTACTGTGGCACCTGCAGCGTTGTCGCGTGCGTACATGAGCACATATTCTGCCGGGCGGGTGGCCGACACCGCCACCCGCCCGGCGACGGCGAGCAGAGGTGACCCGGCATGGCCCACGACCACCACCACGATCATCCGCACCACCACGATCACCCGCACCGCCATCAGCGTCCGACGCCGCGAAGCTGGTGGCGGCGGGTGCTGCACCAGGTCACCCCGCACACCCACGACACCGCCGGCAAGGTCGACGACTCCCTCGAATCGTCCCGCGCCGGACTCCGCGCCCTCTGGATCTCCCTGGCGATCCTCGCCGCCACCGCCGCCGCCCAGGCCGTCATCGTCGCCGCCTCCGGCTCGGTGGCGCTACTCGGCGACACCCTGCACAACGTCGCCGACGCCCTCACCGCCGTACCCCTGGCCGTCGCGTTCCTGGTCGGCCGCCGCGCCGCCACCCGCGCCTACACCTACGGGTACGGCCGCGCCGAAGACATCGCCGGCATCGTCATCGTGGCCGTCATCGCCGGATCGGCGATCGCCGCCGGCTGGACCGCCGTCGACCGGTTGCTGCACCCGCAGCCGATGACCCACGTGCCGTGGGTCGCCGCCGCCGGCGTCGTCGGCTTCGCCGGCAACGAACTCGTCGCCCGCTACCGGATCCGCGTCGGCCGGCGCATCGGCTCCGCCGCGCTGGTCGCCGACGGCCTGCACGCCCGTACCGACGGGTTCACCTCGCTGGCCGTCGTCGCCGCCGCCGGTGGCGCGGCGGCCGGCTGGCAGTGGGCCGACCCGCTCGTCGGCCTCGCCATCACCGTCGCGATTCTGTACGTGCTGCGCGACGCCGCCCGCGAGGTCTACCGGCGACTGATGGACGCCGTCGACCCCAAACTGGTCGACACCGCCGAAACGACCCTGCGCGCGGTGCCCGGCGTCCGCGACGTCACCGCCGTACGGCTGCGCTGGATCGGCCACCGGCTGCACGCCGAAGCCGACCTCGTCGTCGACGCCGACCTGACCCTGATCGCCGCGCACGAGGTGGCCGCCGACGCCGAACACCAACTCACCCACGCCGTACCGAGACTGAGGTCGGCGAGCGTGCACACCGACCCGGCCGGACACGCCGGCGCCCACCACCACGTCACGCTGTCCCACCGCCGCCGCGCCGCCCGCTGACCGGCACCAGCCGCAGACCGGCTCGCCGGGTCGGCGGCGCTCACCGTAGGTCGAACCGGGCCGCCCAGCCGGTCACGTCCGCGACGGTCGAGTTGCCGCCACAGACCACCAGACCGATCCGGGTCTGCGGACCGACCCGGTCGATCACCTGACGGGCCGCCGGCAGCAGACACCCGGCCGCCGGCTCCGCCCACACCTTGCCGTGCTCGGCCAACTCCAGGGTGCCGCGTACGGCCTCGGCGTCGGAGACCACCAGCACCTCGGACACCAGCTCGGTGACGTGGTCGTACGTCAGCGCCGACACCATCGGCGCGCTCAACGTCAACACGATCGACGACAACTCCACCGGCACCGGCCCGCCCGCCGCCCGGGCCCGCGACATCGCCTGCGCGCCGACGGTCTCCACCCCCCAGATCCGCACCTGCGGCCGGCGGGCCCGCAACGCGGCGGCGACCCCGGAGATCAACGCGCCGCCGCCGATGCTGACCAGCACATCGGTCAGCTCGGGGGCGTCGTCGGCGAGTTCCAGACCGACCGTGCCCTGCCCGGCCACCACGACCGGGTCATCGAACGGATGCACCAGCGTCAACCCGTCGGCGCGCAACTGGTCCATCAACGCGAACGCCGCCGACATGTCGTCGGTCAGCCGCAGGGTCGCCCCGGCGGCGGTGCAGATCTCCGCCGCCCGCGCCGGCGCGGACCGCGGCATCACCACCGTCGCCTTCACGTCCAGGGCGCGGGCCATCACCGCCACCGCGATCGCGTGGTTGCCGCCACTGACCGCCACCACACCGGCCGCCCGCTGCGCGTCGTCGAGACTCAGCAGCTTCGCCGTCGCGCCCCGCGCCTTGAACGACCCGGTCCGCTGCAGCAGCTCCAGCTTCACCGTCACCGGTACGCCGAGCAGATCCGACAGCCCTGGGCTCGGCACGGTCGGCGTACGCACCAGATGGTCGGCGATCAGCCCTGCCGCCGCCTCGATCCGCGCCAGCTCGATCATCGCCGCTCCCCCATGCCGTCGACTCCTCAGCCCGCCAGCGTCCAGCGGGTGTACCGCACTGATCGTACGGGCCACCACGTCCGGCACCCGCTCGATGGTGATCAACGCCGCGGCGGACACACCGTCGGTCAGGCAGATGTCGGTACCCGCCGGCAGCCCGTACAGGCCGTTGATGGTGCCGTCCCAGGAGCCGGCCGGTGCGTCGAGACAACGGCGTACGGTGTGCTCACAGATCCCAGCCCGGCAGATTTCGCCGCCGACCTGCCCGCCTGGCCCGTCCGGAGTGTCCGACCCGGCCTGGCCGGTCCGGGCGGTCGGTGTCGTCGTGACCCGCGCCGACGCCGACCACACGCCCACGCCTGCACGGCCGGTGCCGCCACCCCCGAGGAACAGCGCCAGCGCCCCGTCCACTGATCGTCCTGGTCAAGGCCCTGCGCGGCCAGGAACGCCGCCAGGCCGACCAGTGCGGCGACCGCGGCGCCGAGCGCGGCGACCGGGCCGGCGCCGGGGCCGCGAGTCACCACGCCTCATCACCACACTCCTCAGTGCCCCCGGCGGATTCGGCGACAAGATCCACCCGGACGGTCCACGTTCACTGGGCGTTGGGCCTCCTGTGCCGGCCGGGACCTGGGGTGATGATGGTGATCGTCCTTACCGGACACGATCATGACCACCCCCCGCAGGAGGACTGTGTGAGGTCCATACCCGTGTCGGTCCGCGCCATCGGCGCGACCCTGACCACTGCCGCCGTACTCGTCGGAGGTCTGCTCGCCAGCCCGTCCTCGGCCGCGCCGCGCCCCGCCACCGAACTCGGCGGCGAGGCGGCGCTCGCCCTGGTCGAACGGCTCGGCGACCGCTCCGCCGGCACCTACCGCGACACGACCACCGGCCGCATGGTCGTCACCGTCACCGACAACACCGCCGCCTGGACGGTCCGGGCCGCCGGCGGCGTCGCGCGCGTCGTGCGACGCGGCGCCGCCGACCTCGACCGGGTCACGGCCGCGTTGACCCGCCAGGCCGCCACGGTCACCGGCACCGCCTGGTACGCCGACCCGGTCACCAACCAGGTCGTCGTCTCGGTCGACGCCACCGTCACCGGTGCCCGGCTGGCCCGCGTCGAAGCGGTCGCCGCCCGCTACGGCGACGCCGTCCGCGTCGAACGCCTCCCCGGCGTCCTGGAGACCACCGCCGCCGGCGGCGACCCGATCTACTCCAACGGACGCTGCTCCCTCGGCTTCAACGTCGTCGACGCCACCAACCAGCCGATGTTCCTCACCGCCGGGCACTGCACCACCACCCGGACACACTGGACCATCGACGGGGTCGCCAACGCCGGCACCACCATCGCCACCAGCTACCCCGGTAACGACTACGGCCTGGTCCGCTGGAACGACGCCAACGCCAACCGGCCCGGCGTCGTCAACATGTACGACGGCACGACCCGCGACATCACCGGCGCCGGCAACCCGTACGTCGGACAGATCGTCAGCAAGAGCGGCAGCACCACCGGCGTCACCACCGGCCCGGTGGTCGCCGTCAACGTCACCGTCGCCTACTCCGCCGGCCTGGTGACCGGTCTGTTCCAGACCAGCATGTGCACCGCCAACGGCGACAGCGGCGGCGCGGTGTTCGCCGGAACCACCGCCCTCGGCCTGCACTCGGGCAGCAACCAGGCCGCGTGCAAGGCGTTCCACCAGCCGGTCACCGAGGCGTTGGCCGCCTACGGCCTGGCCGTCTACTGACGACCCGGCCGATTCAGGCCGGGCCGGTGACGGACAGCAGGCGTACCTGATGGTCGGCGGTGACCACGACGATCGTGTCACCGCCGACCAGCACCTGCTCCACCCGGCCGGCGGTGACGTCGGTGCCGACGTCGACCGACCCGGTGTGCCGGCCGGTCGCCACCTCCCAGACCGCCAACTGCGGAACACTGCTGCCCGACGACTGGTCGTAGCGGTAACTCAGCACCGCCGCCCGCGCGCCGGACACCGCCACCGCCGACACGAAATCCTCGGCGGCAGCGGTCTGCCCGCCGGCGAAATCCAGCAGGACGAACTCGTCGACACTGGTGAACGTCTGATCACCGAAGAGGATCCCGTCCGCCACGGCATACCAGTTGTCCTCGGTGCCGGACTCGGTGGGCCG
The sequence above is a segment of the Solwaraspora sp. WMMD406 genome. Coding sequences within it:
- a CDS encoding metalloregulator ArsR/SmtB family transcription factor, which encodes MRVIVVVRMIVVVVVGHAGSPLLAVAGRVAVSATRPAEYVLMYARDNAAGATVGQQPPTGAQVDAAVTALRMLADPTRLRLLWHLRDGEHDVGTLAASVGAARPAVSQHLAKLLLAGLVTSRRDGRRVLYRARGGHVRRLVTEALHAADHHLTGAPDHD
- a CDS encoding cation diffusion facilitator family transporter encodes the protein MLHQVTPHTHDTAGKVDDSLESSRAGLRALWISLAILAATAAAQAVIVAASGSVALLGDTLHNVADALTAVPLAVAFLVGRRAATRAYTYGYGRAEDIAGIVIVAVIAGSAIAAGWTAVDRLLHPQPMTHVPWVAAAGVVGFAGNELVARYRIRVGRRIGSAALVADGLHARTDGFTSLAVVAAAGGAAAGWQWADPLVGLAITVAILYVLRDAAREVYRRLMDAVDPKLVDTAETTLRAVPGVRDVTAVRLRWIGHRLHAEADLVVDADLTLIAAHEVAADAEHQLTHAVPRLRSASVHTDPAGHAGAHHHVTLSHRRRAAR
- a CDS encoding threonine/serine dehydratase, whose translation is MDGALALFLGGGGTGRAGVGVWSASARVTTTPTARTGQAGSDTPDGPGGQVGGEICRAGICEHTVRRCLDAPAGSWDGTINGLYGLPAGTDICLTDGVSAAALITIERVPDVVARTISAVHPLDAGGLRSRRHGGAAMIELARIEAAAGLIADHLVRTPTVPSPGLSDLLGVPVTVKLELLQRTGSFKARGATAKLLSLDDAQRAAGVVAVSGGNHAIAVAVMARALDVKATVVMPRSAPARAAEICTAAGATLRLTDDMSAAFALMDQLRADGLTLVHPFDDPVVVAGQGTVGLELADDAPELTDVLVSIGGGALISGVAAALRARRPQVRIWGVETVGAQAMSRARAAGGPVPVELSSIVLTLSAPMVSALTYDHVTELVSEVLVVSDAEAVRGTLELAEHGKVWAEPAAGCLLPAARQVIDRVGPQTRIGLVVCGGNSTVADVTGWAARFDLR
- a CDS encoding S1 family peptidase yields the protein MRSIPVSVRAIGATLTTAAVLVGGLLASPSSAAPRPATELGGEAALALVERLGDRSAGTYRDTTTGRMVVTVTDNTAAWTVRAAGGVARVVRRGAADLDRVTAALTRQAATVTGTAWYADPVTNQVVVSVDATVTGARLARVEAVAARYGDAVRVERLPGVLETTAAGGDPIYSNGRCSLGFNVVDATNQPMFLTAGHCTTTRTHWTIDGVANAGTTIATSYPGNDYGLVRWNDANANRPGVVNMYDGTTRDITGAGNPYVGQIVSKSGSTTGVTTGPVVAVNVTVAYSAGLVTGLFQTSMCTANGDSGGAVFAGTTALGLHSGSNQAACKAFHQPVTEALAAYGLAVY